In Candidatus Angelobacter sp., the genomic stretch GGCGACGTGTTACTACTTTTGATACTACTCGCCAACAGCCGCGCCGCTCTGTTGCCTTGCGGTCAGCCGTATGCGCTGCGCCTGTTGCATCAAGTGATCGGGCCGCACGTCGCCGTAAGTGTGGGCGATGATCGCCGGGCCGGTCTTGTCGCCAATCAGCATCGCAATTTCCGCGTCACTCAATCCGCTTTCTCTTGCCCGCGTCACGAAGTACGAGCGCAAACCGTGCGGCGTGACGTGTCCCAAATCCAACGCTTCGCAAGCTGACTTGATCCGACGGCGAATGGCTGAAGCATCGGCGGCTTTTTGAGGATCGAACGGCGAAGGAAACAGCAGATAACTCACGGCCCGCTTTTGCATGTCACGCAGCAACGCCTCCATTTCGTTTAGAATTGGCACCCAAGGCGTGATGCCTTTCTTTTCCCGCTTCACGTGAAGCAAGTTTTCCGGCCAATCCACCATTTCCCATTCCATCACCAGCGCCTCGCCAATCCGCAGTCCGCTGTAGGCGAGGAAGCAAACCACGTCCGCGGCGCCGTGCTCGTTGAGGCCACGTAGCCACGCTTCAATCC encodes the following:
- a CDS encoding site-specific integrase, with protein sequence IEAWLRGLNEHGAADVVCFLAYSGLRIGEALVMEWEMVDWPENLLHVKREKKGITPWVPILNEMEALLRDMQKRAVSYLLFPSPFDPQKAADASAIRRRIKSACEALDLGHVTPHGLRSYFVTRARESGLSDAEIAMLIGDKTGPAIIAHTYGDVRPDHLMQQAQRIRLTARQQSGAAVGE